Proteins co-encoded in one Rhopalosiphum maidis isolate BTI-1 chromosome 2, ASM367621v3, whole genome shotgun sequence genomic window:
- the LOC113551803 gene encoding acetylcholinesterase-like isoform X1, whose translation MDQWLLWFGYLVASTYGLSLRHARHQSVGTPTAEEILEPQILIEDTDHVFRQRASDMFAQEPEYTEKRNLNHRRRSEFSGNQDTDFASSGETYSAYTSDDPLIIHTNKGKIRGITQTATTGKLVDAWLGIPYAKKPIGDLRFRHPRPIDRWDTTSPETILNCTTPPNTCVQIFDTLFGDFPGATMWNPNSPVSEDCLYINVVVPKPRPQNAAVMVWIFGGGFYSGSATLDIYDPKILVSEENVILVSMQYRVASLGFLYFDTEDVPGNAGLFDQLMALQWVHENIKLFGGNPNNVTLFGESAGAVSVSLHLLSPLSRNLFNQAIMESGSSTAPWAILSREESFSRGLKLAKAMGCPDDRNAIHKTVECLRKANSSLMVEKEWDHVAICFFPFVPVVDGAFLDDHPQKSLSTNNFKKTNILMGSNSEEGYYSIFYYLTELFKKEENVMVSRENFVKAIGQLNPNADAAVKSAIEFEYTDWFSPNDPEKNRNALDKMVGDYQFTCNVNEFAHKYALTGNNVYMYYFKHRSLNNPWPKWTGVMHGDEISYVFGDPLNPNKRYEIEEIELSKKMMRYWTNFAKTGNPSKTLEGSWVTPKWPVHTAYGKEFLTLDTNNTSIGVGPRLEQCAFWKNYVPDLTAISKSMKSDKNCTTISGGTKTNVIELSVWTIVMTTAVLML comes from the exons atggaCCAGTGGTTGTTATGGTTTGGCTACTTAGTAGCTTCTACTTATGGGCTTTCATTACGCCACGCCAGGCATCAAAGCGTCGGGACACCAACGGCCGAAGAAATACTGGAACCACAGATCCTAATTGAAGACACCGATCATGTATTCAGACAACGCGCATCAGATATGTTTGCCCAGGAGCCAGAATACACGGAGAAGCGAAACCTTAATCATAGACGAag ATCCGAATTTAGTGGAAACCAAGATACTGATTTTGCTTCTTCCGGAGAAACATACAGTGCATATACATCGGACGATCCACTGATAATTCACACAAATAAGGGTAAGATTAGAGGCATCACACAGACAGCGACGACTGGAAAATTAGTTGATGCTTGGCTAGGAATACCATATGCAAAAAAACCAATAG GTGATCTTAGGTTTAGGCACCCTCGTCCAATTGATCGCTGGGACACAACAAGCCCAGAGACGATTCTTAACTGTACTACTCCACCAAACACGTGCGTTCAAATATTTGACACGCTTTTTGGTGATTTTCCCGGTGCTACAATGTGGAATCCAAATTCCCCAGTATCTGAAGATTGCCTCTATATCAACGTAGTAGTGCCAAAGCCTAGACCACAAAATGCAGCAGTAATGGTGTGGATTTTCGGTGGAGGCTTTTACTCTGGGTCTGCTACTTTGGATATTTACGATCCCAAAATACTCGTGTCGGAAGAAAATGTGATTTTGGTATCCATGCAGTATAGGGTCGCGTCATTAggatttttatactttgacACTGAAGACGTTCCAGGAAACGCTGGACTTTTCGACCAGCTAATGGCTTTGCAGTGGGTACACgagaacattaaattatttggtgGCAACCCGAATAACGTGACACTTTTCGGTGAATCGGCAGGTGCCGTTTCAGTATCACTGCACTTACTGTCTCCATTGAGTAGAAATCTTTTTAACCAAGCCATCATGGAATCAGGATCCTCGACAGCACCTTGGGCAATCTTGTCACGGGAAGAAAGTTTTAGTAGAGGACTTAAGCTGGCAAAGGCAATGGGCTGTCCAGATGACAGAAACGCCATACATAAAACAGTCGAGTGCTTAAGAAAGGCGAACAGTTCATTGATGGTCGAAAAAGAATGGGACCACGTGGCTATATGTTTTTTCCCATTCGTGCCGGTAGTCGATGGTGCATTTTTAGACGATCATCCTCAAAAGTCTTTATCAacgaacaattttaaaaaaacgaatataCTCATGGGTAGTAACTCCGAAGAaggttattattcaatattttattatttgacggAGCTTTTCAAAAAGGAGGAAAACGTGATGGTATCTCGTGAGAATTTTGTTAAAGCTATTGGACAACTTAATCCTAATGCAGATGCGGCAGTTAAATCAGCTATAGAGTTTGAGTACACGGATTGGTTTAGCCCGAACGACCCAGAAAAAAATCGAAACGCTCTGGACAAAATGGTCGGTGACTATCAGTTTACATGTAACGTCAATGAATTCGCTCATAAATATGCACTTACCGGAAACAATGTGTACATGTATTACTTTAAACATCGTTCTTTAAATAATCCATGGCCAAAATGGACGGGTGTGATGCATGGTGATGAAATTAGTTATGTGTTTGGAGACCCATTAAATCCAAATAAACGCTACGAAATTGAAGAAATCGAACTTAGCAAGAAAATGATGAGATACTGGACAAATTTTGCCAAAACAGG aaatccaAGCAAAACACTTGAAGGGTCTTGGGTCACGCCCAAGTGGCCTGTACACACGGCGTATGGAAAAGAGTTTCTAACATTAGATACAAATAACACTTCTATCGGCGTTGGGCCAAGACTAGAACAATGTGCTTTTTGGAAAAACTACGTTCCTGATCTTACGGCCATTTCAA AGAGTATGAAGTCTGACAAAAACTGTACAACCATAAGTGGAGGGACCAAAACTAACGTGATCGAGTTATCGGTTTGGACAATTGTGATGACAACTGCCGTTTTGatgttatga
- the LOC113551803 gene encoding acetylcholinesterase-like isoform X2, with protein MDQWLLWFGYLVASTYGLSLRHARHQSVGTPTAEEILEPQILIEDTDHVFRQRASDMFAQEPEYTEKRNLNHRRSGNQDTDFASSGETYSAYTSDDPLIIHTNKGKIRGITQTATTGKLVDAWLGIPYAKKPIGDLRFRHPRPIDRWDTTSPETILNCTTPPNTCVQIFDTLFGDFPGATMWNPNSPVSEDCLYINVVVPKPRPQNAAVMVWIFGGGFYSGSATLDIYDPKILVSEENVILVSMQYRVASLGFLYFDTEDVPGNAGLFDQLMALQWVHENIKLFGGNPNNVTLFGESAGAVSVSLHLLSPLSRNLFNQAIMESGSSTAPWAILSREESFSRGLKLAKAMGCPDDRNAIHKTVECLRKANSSLMVEKEWDHVAICFFPFVPVVDGAFLDDHPQKSLSTNNFKKTNILMGSNSEEGYYSIFYYLTELFKKEENVMVSRENFVKAIGQLNPNADAAVKSAIEFEYTDWFSPNDPEKNRNALDKMVGDYQFTCNVNEFAHKYALTGNNVYMYYFKHRSLNNPWPKWTGVMHGDEISYVFGDPLNPNKRYEIEEIELSKKMMRYWTNFAKTGNPSKTLEGSWVTPKWPVHTAYGKEFLTLDTNNTSIGVGPRLEQCAFWKNYVPDLTAISKSMKSDKNCTTISGGTKTNVIELSVWTIVMTTAVLML; from the exons atggaCCAGTGGTTGTTATGGTTTGGCTACTTAGTAGCTTCTACTTATGGGCTTTCATTACGCCACGCCAGGCATCAAAGCGTCGGGACACCAACGGCCGAAGAAATACTGGAACCACAGATCCTAATTGAAGACACCGATCATGTATTCAGACAACGCGCATCAGATATGTTTGCCCAGGAGCCAGAATACACGGAGAAGCGAAACCTTAATCATAGACGAag TGGAAACCAAGATACTGATTTTGCTTCTTCCGGAGAAACATACAGTGCATATACATCGGACGATCCACTGATAATTCACACAAATAAGGGTAAGATTAGAGGCATCACACAGACAGCGACGACTGGAAAATTAGTTGATGCTTGGCTAGGAATACCATATGCAAAAAAACCAATAG GTGATCTTAGGTTTAGGCACCCTCGTCCAATTGATCGCTGGGACACAACAAGCCCAGAGACGATTCTTAACTGTACTACTCCACCAAACACGTGCGTTCAAATATTTGACACGCTTTTTGGTGATTTTCCCGGTGCTACAATGTGGAATCCAAATTCCCCAGTATCTGAAGATTGCCTCTATATCAACGTAGTAGTGCCAAAGCCTAGACCACAAAATGCAGCAGTAATGGTGTGGATTTTCGGTGGAGGCTTTTACTCTGGGTCTGCTACTTTGGATATTTACGATCCCAAAATACTCGTGTCGGAAGAAAATGTGATTTTGGTATCCATGCAGTATAGGGTCGCGTCATTAggatttttatactttgacACTGAAGACGTTCCAGGAAACGCTGGACTTTTCGACCAGCTAATGGCTTTGCAGTGGGTACACgagaacattaaattatttggtgGCAACCCGAATAACGTGACACTTTTCGGTGAATCGGCAGGTGCCGTTTCAGTATCACTGCACTTACTGTCTCCATTGAGTAGAAATCTTTTTAACCAAGCCATCATGGAATCAGGATCCTCGACAGCACCTTGGGCAATCTTGTCACGGGAAGAAAGTTTTAGTAGAGGACTTAAGCTGGCAAAGGCAATGGGCTGTCCAGATGACAGAAACGCCATACATAAAACAGTCGAGTGCTTAAGAAAGGCGAACAGTTCATTGATGGTCGAAAAAGAATGGGACCACGTGGCTATATGTTTTTTCCCATTCGTGCCGGTAGTCGATGGTGCATTTTTAGACGATCATCCTCAAAAGTCTTTATCAacgaacaattttaaaaaaacgaatataCTCATGGGTAGTAACTCCGAAGAaggttattattcaatattttattatttgacggAGCTTTTCAAAAAGGAGGAAAACGTGATGGTATCTCGTGAGAATTTTGTTAAAGCTATTGGACAACTTAATCCTAATGCAGATGCGGCAGTTAAATCAGCTATAGAGTTTGAGTACACGGATTGGTTTAGCCCGAACGACCCAGAAAAAAATCGAAACGCTCTGGACAAAATGGTCGGTGACTATCAGTTTACATGTAACGTCAATGAATTCGCTCATAAATATGCACTTACCGGAAACAATGTGTACATGTATTACTTTAAACATCGTTCTTTAAATAATCCATGGCCAAAATGGACGGGTGTGATGCATGGTGATGAAATTAGTTATGTGTTTGGAGACCCATTAAATCCAAATAAACGCTACGAAATTGAAGAAATCGAACTTAGCAAGAAAATGATGAGATACTGGACAAATTTTGCCAAAACAGG aaatccaAGCAAAACACTTGAAGGGTCTTGGGTCACGCCCAAGTGGCCTGTACACACGGCGTATGGAAAAGAGTTTCTAACATTAGATACAAATAACACTTCTATCGGCGTTGGGCCAAGACTAGAACAATGTGCTTTTTGGAAAAACTACGTTCCTGATCTTACGGCCATTTCAA AGAGTATGAAGTCTGACAAAAACTGTACAACCATAAGTGGAGGGACCAAAACTAACGTGATCGAGTTATCGGTTTGGACAATTGTGATGACAACTGCCGTTTTGatgttatga